CAGGGTTTGCAATCCTTATTTGGTGCTTGGGTAAAGTGGAATTTTCTTCCAACCAACCTGCTGAGGAACTCATCAAGCACACGCTTGTCTACACACAGTTGGCCTTTACTCTATTTTTTATCATTTATGCCATGACTAATTTTTTGCCAGTCATGAACTCTGGCAAATCAGTGCATAAAATTCTTTACAAGCCTTATTCTCTTTCGTATTACCACTTGAGAATCGGAGGTTTAATTTCTTTATTGGTCATTTTGGTTTATATGGATGCTATTGTTGCCGTTCAGGCCAATTCATTGACATCTAATATTCTTGGAGATTATTACTACCAAAGTGGTCAAAAACTGGAGGCAAGTTTTCTTTACGAAGACAGTTGGTTTAAGTACAGAAAAAATCAAAAAGCGAAAAATACCACTGCTCACCTTCTCTTTGAACTAAATCAACCTACACTAGCCAAAGCCCATTTGGAGCAAAGCTTTGCTGAAGCCCCGCAAGTAGATAACATCATCCTTTTAGCCGAACGATTGAACAGAGAAAATAAGATTTTTGAAGCGATCTATTACCTGGAAGATGGACTAAAAATCTTCCCAAAAAGTACTGAGCTCAGGAATAATCTTGCTCTCTTCTACCTCAGGACAAATGACTTAGAAAAAGTTCAAAACCTATTTCAAGAAGGCGATTTGAAAAATTCCATTTTCAATTCCAACTATCTAGCTTTTCTTGGTAAAACTGGCGTTACTCCAAATCCAGAAATTTTGGTAGAAAAAGATATTCCAAGCTTGATCAATCAAATTGCCCTTCTTCGAAAGTCAGATTTAATTCCAGGTCAGGATTTAAAAAAGGAATTGCAAGATGGTTTAAATACGAACCTTTCTCCAATGGTAATTCAGGCAGGCTGGAGAAATATAGTCACTGAATCGACACTCGAAAATCCATCTGAAAAGATTAAGTTTTTAGATTCTTTGGCTGGAACGCCGAGTTACCTGGATTACACCATGCAACTTCAAGAATCAGCTATTTTGCAAAGTCTTTCTGCTGGAAGAATTGGTGAATCGGTCATTAATCTAAATGGACTGGCATTTAGAAACCCCAATGATGCAGCCTATTATTTGAACCTTTCCGGTTTGATTCTTAGTCAAAATCTGGATTTCAATAAAGCTGCGAATGATTTTAAAGTTGCTAGAGAAAAAGGATTCAAAGCTTTCAGCCGAGTTCATTATGCAATATTCAAACTTGGAAATAAAGAAACTGAGGCTGACTCTTTGGCTAAGGAATACCCACATCTGATTTCTGAGGATTTAGTATCTGAATTGACTCCTTTTCAAAACTTCAACCAAACATTGCCTGAACGATTATTTCAATCTTGGCAAACTATGCCCGATAATCGAAGTCGAATCGACTTTGCAAAATTACTTTTACTCAAAAAATCACATGGATTGACTTCCATCCAAATTCAAGAAATCGGCCAATATATCATCAACCGAGAGGGCGAAAACACAGCACTTGGGACATTTATTTCTAATCCTGATTGGACAGTGGAAGCATCAATTAAAGCGTTTTTGACCTATTTCAACCTTAGCGAGGAGCTTTCTGCAAATCCATATCATACGCCTTTAATCCTAAATGCTGCCGATCGAATTCAAGATCCTTTAGCACAATATGAATTGATTAATTCGGCTTCAGACTTTAATCAAGATCCCTTGCTCTGGATTAGAAAGGTGCAGGCTGCACGCCGGATAGGATTGGACAACTACGCAAGCCAAGCACTCCAGGATATGAGTAAATGGCTAAGCTGGGATGAAATAGAGATGCTTCAAATGCGCTTGAAGTAAAGTTTTTTCCATTTTTTAAAAATTGTTCGTTAATTCCGAAATCTAAACCACTATAACTCATACAACCATGCAAAAAGTAATCGAAACCCACGAAATCAATAAGACTTATAAGATGGGCGCTGAAATCATTCAAGCCCTAAAGTCAATCAGTATTACTGTAGATCGTGGGGAATATGTGGCTTTTATGGGACCTTCTGGTTCAGGAAAATCCACTTTGATGAATATCATTGGTTGCTTGGACTCCCCTACTTCAGGAACATACATCCTAGCTGGCAAAGACGTCAGCGATATGAGTGAAAA
Above is a window of Algoriphagus sanaruensis DNA encoding:
- a CDS encoding tetratricopeptide repeat protein, translated to MKQSFRFQSPLESRLVVLILILGVFFTGYASFFASLPYPNLQPGAFLDTVKVPFNSFSIGSLEIPIQLDNFLVFQNFISVAPSLALAETYLVGTAFFLFFCLVLSAISYFEKLPFIGAGIVWIILLTLTNVNGLNLGGKSTNIPLIISISGSLFPVIYFYVWKNQVPFILRFISILLVFGGSVAGMMFWSDIPNPGLYLAEHSFILALGLGLAWLFWQGHGFISGFYVLLSKAGRNLPTKISWQISLISALYFAILIILLIELKGYTISYFPTFPAWYLVVPIGILGWLSTNEKLEQSETLAGPAQSLKILYFSGFAILIWCLGKVEFSSNQPAEELIKHTLVYTQLAFTLFFIIYAMTNFLPVMNSGKSVHKILYKPYSLSYYHLRIGGLISLLVILVYMDAIVAVQANSLTSNILGDYYYQSGQKLEASFLYEDSWFKYRKNQKAKNTTAHLLFELNQPTLAKAHLEQSFAEAPQVDNIILLAERLNRENKIFEAIYYLEDGLKIFPKSTELRNNLALFYLRTNDLEKVQNLFQEGDLKNSIFNSNYLAFLGKTGVTPNPEILVEKDIPSLINQIALLRKSDLIPGQDLKKELQDGLNTNLSPMVIQAGWRNIVTESTLENPSEKIKFLDSLAGTPSYLDYTMQLQESAILQSLSAGRIGESVINLNGLAFRNPNDAAYYLNLSGLILSQNLDFNKAANDFKVAREKGFKAFSRVHYAIFKLGNKETEADSLAKEYPHLISEDLVSELTPFQNFNQTLPERLFQSWQTMPDNRSRIDFAKLLLLKKSHGLTSIQIQEIGQYIINREGENTALGTFISNPDWTVEASIKAFLTYFNLSEELSANPYHTPLILNAADRIQDPLAQYELINSASDFNQDPLLWIRKVQAARRIGLDNYASQALQDMSKWLSWDEIEMLQMRLK